One window from the genome of Desulfuribacillus alkaliarsenatis encodes:
- a CDS encoding DUF2889 domain-containing protein, with the protein MFVFSRHKSSMVELIDAKTLKVITSLNDTKHEMIMHVYISYPGLVIEDIEAQMLRMPDGECAPAQENIKKIIGLEIGTGLTRSVMERIGDEHGCTHLTDMVVESAKAAIQSQYTLKYQNLEHQERKKAIKQDLKDNCVLFAERT; encoded by the coding sequence TTGTTTGTTTTTTCGCGGCACAAATCAAGTATGGTTGAGTTAATTGACGCAAAAACACTTAAAGTGATTACGTCCTTAAATGATACAAAGCACGAGATGATTATGCATGTGTATATATCGTACCCTGGGCTTGTAATAGAAGATATAGAGGCACAGATGCTTCGGATGCCTGATGGTGAGTGTGCCCCAGCCCAAGAAAATATTAAAAAAATAATTGGTTTAGAGATTGGCACTGGACTTACGAGGAGTGTTATGGAGCGTATTGGAGATGAACACGGCTGTACCCATCTAACGGACATGGTGGTTGAATCAGCTAAAGCGGCAATCCAATCACAATATACACTCAAATATCAAAATCTGGAACATCAAGAGCGGAAAAAGGCAATTAAACAAGATTTAAAGGATAACTGTGTATTGTTTGCAGAGAGAACATAA
- the cwlD gene encoding N-acetylmuramoyl-L-alanine amidase CwlD has translation MDRLRKKAKGVLLYSLVFIFVYMMLPDFRETQETIGLPLTGAIIAIDAGHGGVDGGAVSEDGVIEKDITLPIAIKVRDYLQQAGASVIMTREGDYDLASEDTRGYSRRKVEDLRNRAKLINESNAEILVSIHLNSIASSRWSGSQCFYTYGSEEGKLLATKIQEQLIVITGNTDRTPLPDKRVFLLKEVNAPAVIVETGFLSNPEETKLLQTEEYQNKLAHAIYLGIAEYMAEKRYNID, from the coding sequence ATGGATAGATTACGGAAAAAAGCAAAGGGTGTCCTCTTGTATTCGCTAGTATTTATATTTGTTTATATGATGCTACCAGATTTTAGAGAGACTCAAGAGACGATAGGCTTACCATTAACAGGGGCAATCATTGCAATCGATGCGGGACATGGAGGAGTGGACGGAGGGGCAGTTTCGGAGGATGGTGTGATTGAAAAAGACATTACCTTGCCGATTGCCATAAAGGTGCGTGACTATTTACAACAAGCTGGGGCTAGCGTAATTATGACTAGGGAAGGTGACTATGATTTAGCGAGTGAAGATACTAGGGGATATAGTCGGAGGAAGGTTGAAGACTTAAGAAATAGGGCTAAGCTGATTAATGAATCGAATGCCGAGATACTAGTCAGTATCCATCTAAACTCTATAGCATCCAGTCGTTGGTCTGGATCACAATGCTTTTATACCTATGGAAGTGAAGAAGGAAAGCTCCTAGCTACAAAAATACAAGAGCAGCTTATAGTAATAACGGGTAACACGGATAGGACACCATTACCTGACAAGCGAGTGTTTTTATTGAAAGAAGTGAATGCACCTGCAGTTATTGTGGAAACAGGATTTTTATCTAATCCTGAAGAAACGAAGTTGCTACAAACAGAAGAGTATCAGAATAAGTTAGCCCATGCTATATACTTAGGGATAGCCGAATATATGGCTGAAAAGAGGTACAATATAGATTAA
- a CDS encoding ATP-binding protein, whose amino-acid sequence MEYYNKPITLRTKITILVFGLVFVSSLLGALLLVENVQRSVEVELGERVMAIAKTVAQMDELKENISDPEGWKKIQPIAERVRLATNIEYIVVLNMDRIRYSSPLEDRIGTRFSGGDEGPAFAEHEYISPAKGVLGPSVRAFVPIMDESQQLGVVVAGVLTPTYTSLIQKYRIDIYLSLIGALVLGFIGSWLLASNVKRQLFNMEPIEIARQLKERSAVFHTIKEGIIAVDRDGKVSLANEQAKNIFNFSTNIIGECFQHLLPDSPVYNVMDTGSIELNKNMLINNKVYITSFMPIKVNEQILGAVITLQEQSEAYLIAEELTGVKKFIEALRVQNHEHMNKLHTIAGLLQLQQYDKALDYVFTITEEHQALTGFLTKNFTDYSISGLLLGKYSRGKELGIEIMIDPKSTLKSLPEGIGASTFVIIIGNLLENAMDAVTCNPIGQRSIYIHIYETKEDINIVVRDNGSGIKDSIKSRIFEQGFTTKTTSNHGIGLALVKEYIEAANGTIHFETEISEGSTFFVVIPKHRF is encoded by the coding sequence ATGGAATATTATAATAAGCCAATTACATTACGCACGAAGATAACAATATTGGTATTCGGTTTGGTATTTGTATCAAGCTTGCTTGGCGCGCTGTTGTTAGTTGAAAATGTACAGCGATCCGTAGAAGTGGAGCTTGGTGAACGCGTCATGGCAATAGCTAAGACCGTTGCACAAATGGATGAGCTAAAAGAAAATATCTCGGATCCCGAAGGATGGAAAAAAATACAACCAATTGCAGAGCGTGTCCGCCTTGCTACAAATATCGAATACATTGTAGTGCTTAACATGGATAGAATTCGCTATTCCAGTCCCTTAGAGGATCGGATTGGGACAAGATTTTCTGGTGGGGATGAAGGTCCAGCTTTTGCAGAACATGAATATATTTCACCTGCAAAAGGTGTGTTAGGTCCTTCCGTTAGAGCTTTCGTGCCAATTATGGATGAATCACAGCAGCTAGGGGTTGTGGTTGCGGGTGTATTAACCCCTACCTATACTTCATTAATCCAGAAATATCGGATAGATATTTATTTATCCCTAATAGGAGCCCTTGTGCTTGGATTCATTGGTTCTTGGCTACTAGCGAGCAACGTCAAACGCCAGCTATTTAATATGGAGCCCATTGAAATTGCGCGCCAGCTCAAAGAACGTAGCGCTGTTTTCCATACTATTAAAGAAGGTATAATCGCCGTTGATAGGGATGGTAAAGTATCTTTAGCAAACGAACAGGCAAAAAACATCTTTAATTTTTCGACTAATATTATCGGCGAGTGCTTTCAGCATCTACTTCCAGATAGTCCAGTATATAACGTTATGGACACAGGCTCCATTGAACTGAACAAAAATATGCTTATAAACAACAAGGTCTATATAACATCTTTTATGCCTATTAAGGTGAATGAACAAATCTTAGGTGCTGTAATTACGCTTCAGGAGCAATCAGAGGCCTACCTTATAGCTGAAGAACTAACGGGAGTAAAGAAATTCATTGAAGCGTTAAGGGTGCAAAACCATGAACATATGAACAAACTGCATACAATCGCCGGGTTACTACAGCTCCAACAATACGATAAAGCCCTTGATTATGTTTTCACTATTACAGAAGAGCACCAAGCATTAACAGGTTTCTTAACTAAAAACTTCACAGATTATAGCATTTCTGGACTTCTGCTTGGCAAATATAGCAGAGGCAAAGAGCTTGGTATCGAGATTATGATTGACCCTAAAAGCACGCTTAAAAGTCTGCCTGAGGGTATTGGTGCTAGCACGTTTGTAATCATTATTGGCAACTTACTTGAGAACGCCATGGATGCTGTAACGTGTAATCCAATAGGCCAACGGAGTATTTATATTCATATATATGAAACTAAAGAAGATATCAATATAGTTGTTAGAGATAACGGCTCAGGTATTAAGGACTCAATAAAATCTCGTATTTTCGAGCAGGGTTTTACAACTAAGACCACAAGCAATCATGGCATAGGTCTAGCATTAGTAAAAGAATATATTGAAGCAGCTAA